The following proteins are encoded in a genomic region of Rhizobium sp. CCGE531:
- a CDS encoding ABC transporter permease yields the protein MSTVERKMQVRPRKGRAAPFFMGLLRFLVVAVTTYLGLLAVTFFIGRVIPIDPALAIAGDHAPTQVLERLRREMHLDQPLYLQFYYYLLSALTGDFGTSVLTTNPVMDDIKRVFPATMELATVGTIIGAIFGVPFGVLAAVRRNSIIDQIVRVIGLVGYSVPVFWLAMVSLVIFYAKLGWVAYPGRIDIAYEYTFTPITGFFLLDSAMQGQWDVFWDVFRHIILPASLLGYFSLAYISRMTRSFMLNELGQEYIVAARAKGLSETRVIWGHALRSAVVPLITVIALSYAGLLEGSVLTEIVFSWPGIGFYITSSLRNADMNAVLGGTIVVGTVFIGINLISDLLYRTLDPRTRRK from the coding sequence TTGAGCACTGTCGAACGAAAAATGCAGGTGCGGCCCAGGAAGGGCCGTGCCGCTCCCTTTTTCATGGGGCTGCTGCGATTCCTTGTCGTGGCCGTCACGACCTATCTCGGTCTTCTGGCCGTCACCTTCTTCATCGGGCGCGTCATTCCGATCGATCCGGCGCTGGCGATTGCCGGCGACCATGCGCCAACGCAAGTGCTGGAGCGTCTGCGGCGCGAGATGCATCTCGACCAGCCGCTCTATCTGCAATTCTATTATTACCTGCTGAGCGCGCTGACCGGCGATTTCGGCACTTCGGTGCTGACGACCAACCCGGTCATGGACGATATCAAGCGCGTCTTCCCCGCGACGATGGAGCTTGCCACCGTCGGCACGATCATCGGCGCCATTTTCGGTGTTCCCTTCGGCGTTCTTGCCGCCGTGCGCCGCAACAGCATCATCGACCAGATCGTCCGCGTCATCGGCCTCGTCGGTTATTCGGTGCCCGTCTTCTGGCTGGCGATGGTTTCGCTCGTCATCTTCTATGCGAAGCTCGGCTGGGTGGCCTATCCCGGCCGCATCGATATCGCCTATGAGTATACCTTCACGCCGATCACGGGCTTCTTCCTGCTCGACAGCGCCATGCAGGGGCAATGGGACGTCTTCTGGGACGTGTTCCGCCATATTATCCTGCCGGCGTCGCTGCTCGGCTATTTCTCGCTCGCCTATATCAGCCGCATGACGCGCAGCTTCATGCTGAACGAACTGGGCCAGGAATATATCGTCGCGGCCCGCGCCAAGGGACTTTCCGAGACGCGAGTGATCTGGGGGCATGCCCTGCGCAGCGCCGTCGTGCCGCTGATCACGGTGATTGCGCTTTCCTATGCCGGGCTGCTCGAAGGTTCCGTGCTGACGGAGATCGTATTCTCCTGGCCGGGCATCGGCTTCTACATCACCAGTTCGCTGCGCAATGCCGACATGAATGCAGTTCTCGGCGGCACCATCGTCGTCGGTACGGTTTTCATCGGCATCAATCTGATTTCCGATCTCCTGTATCGGACCCTCGATCCAAGGACTCGACGTAAATGA
- a CDS encoding ABC transporter substrate-binding protein, whose protein sequence is MMTTKMNSAFRALSAGVALSLLLMAAPNAYAATPKDTLVEGFAFDDILSMDPAEAYELSAAEITGNTYSLLVRLDINDTSKIKGDLAESWSVSDDHLTYTFKLKPGLKFASGNPITAEDVAWSFERVVKLDKSPAFILTQFGVTGDNVTEKAKATDPNTFTFTVDKPYAPSFVLNCLTATVAEVVDKKLVLQHVKPATPSADYKYDNDFGNSWLKTGFAGSGPLKLREWRANEAVVLERNDNYYGEKPKLARVIYRFMKESSAQRLALENGDIDIARNLSPTDLAAVEKNPQLAATNAPKGTIYYISLNQKNPNLAKPEVQQAFKYLVDYDAIGKTLIKGVGEVHQTFEPKGLLGALDENPFKLDVAKAKELLAKAGLPDGFSVTMDARSIEPDTGIATAIQQTLGQAGIKVEIIPGDGKQKLTKYRARNHDIYYGQWGNDYWDPHSNADTFTNNPDNSDAGTNKTLAWRNTWTTPELDKETKAALFEVDTDKRAAMYREIQKKYLEASPFVFLYQQTEVAGYRKDVKDFKLGPSFDTNFVWPISK, encoded by the coding sequence ATGATGACAACCAAGATGAACAGTGCTTTCCGCGCGCTTTCCGCCGGGGTGGCTCTCTCGCTTCTGCTGATGGCGGCGCCGAACGCTTACGCCGCGACGCCCAAGGATACGCTGGTCGAAGGCTTTGCCTTCGATGATATTCTGAGCATGGATCCGGCGGAAGCCTACGAACTGTCAGCTGCCGAAATCACCGGCAACACCTATAGCCTGCTCGTTCGCCTCGATATCAACGATACGTCCAAGATCAAGGGAGATCTGGCCGAGAGCTGGTCGGTTTCCGACGATCACCTCACCTATACGTTCAAGCTGAAGCCCGGCCTGAAATTCGCCTCCGGCAATCCGATCACCGCTGAAGACGTTGCATGGTCCTTCGAGCGCGTCGTCAAGCTCGACAAGAGCCCGGCCTTCATTCTCACCCAGTTCGGTGTCACCGGCGACAATGTGACGGAAAAGGCCAAGGCAACCGATCCGAACACCTTCACCTTCACTGTCGACAAGCCGTATGCGCCGAGCTTCGTGTTGAACTGCCTGACGGCGACCGTTGCCGAAGTGGTCGACAAGAAGCTGGTCCTGCAGCATGTAAAGCCGGCAACGCCGTCGGCCGACTACAAATATGACAATGATTTCGGCAACAGCTGGCTGAAGACCGGCTTTGCCGGCTCCGGCCCGCTCAAGCTGCGCGAATGGCGCGCCAACGAAGCCGTCGTGCTCGAGCGCAACGACAATTATTACGGCGAGAAGCCGAAGCTTGCCCGCGTCATCTACCGCTTCATGAAGGAAAGCTCGGCGCAGCGCCTGGCGTTGGAGAACGGCGATATCGACATCGCCCGCAACCTGTCGCCGACCGATCTCGCCGCCGTCGAGAAGAACCCGCAGCTTGCCGCTACCAATGCGCCGAAGGGCACGATCTATTACATCAGCCTCAACCAGAAGAACCCGAACCTTGCCAAGCCGGAAGTGCAGCAGGCGTTCAAGTACCTGGTCGACTATGATGCCATCGGCAAGACGCTGATCAAGGGCGTCGGCGAAGTCCACCAGACCTTCGAGCCGAAGGGCCTGCTCGGCGCGCTGGACGAAAATCCGTTCAAGCTCGACGTCGCCAAGGCGAAGGAACTCCTGGCCAAGGCCGGCCTGCCGGATGGCTTCTCGGTGACCATGGATGCGCGCAGCATCGAGCCGGATACCGGCATCGCCACCGCGATCCAGCAGACGCTCGGCCAGGCCGGGATCAAGGTCGAGATCATTCCCGGCGACGGCAAGCAGAAGCTGACCAAGTACCGCGCCCGCAATCATGACATCTACTACGGCCAGTGGGGCAACGACTATTGGGACCCCCATTCCAACGCCGATACGTTCACCAACAATCCCGACAATTCCGACGCGGGCACCAACAAGACGCTTGCCTGGCGCAACACCTGGACGACGCCGGAGCTCGACAAGGAAACGAAGGCGGCGCTGTTCGAGGTCGATACCGACAAGCGCGCCGCCATGTACCGGGAGATCCAGAAGAAATATCTGGAGGCCAGCCCCTTCGTCTTCCTCTACCAGCAGACGGAAGTCGCCGGCTATCGCAAGGATGTGAAGGACTTCAAGCTCGGTCCGAGCTTCGACACCAACTTCGTCTGGCCGATCTCGAAGTGA
- a CDS encoding dipeptidase — protein MQAVFDGHNDVLLRLWHHARDGADPIAEFGDGTSGGHIDAPRARAGGLAGGLCAIYIPSGDLVFAEPDSNGHYATPLAAPLERAPSLDIALEMAAIALRLDRAGAWKLCRSTTEIRDCMEKRVFAAVMHMEGCEAIDADLAALETFYAAGLRSLGPVWSRNNVFAHGVPFAYPSSPDTGPGLTEAGFALVRACNRLGILVDLAHITEKGFWDVAKTSDQPLVASHSNAHALTPVARNLTDRQLDAIKESRGIVGLNYATAMLREDARSDADTPIEAMVRHVDHLVSRVGIDCVGLGSDFDGATIPAEIGDAAGNQNLIAALRNVGYGEADLVKLCRENWLRVLASAWKEGGR, from the coding sequence ATGCAAGCCGTATTCGATGGTCACAACGACGTTCTCCTGAGGCTCTGGCATCATGCGCGCGACGGCGCCGATCCGATCGCCGAATTCGGGGACGGAACGTCGGGCGGCCATATCGACGCGCCGCGAGCGCGCGCAGGCGGCCTGGCCGGCGGCCTTTGCGCCATCTACATTCCATCAGGCGATCTCGTCTTTGCCGAGCCGGACAGTAACGGCCATTACGCCACGCCGCTGGCGGCTCCGCTGGAGCGTGCGCCGTCGCTAGATATCGCGCTGGAAATGGCGGCGATCGCCCTGCGGCTCGATCGCGCCGGTGCCTGGAAGCTCTGCCGTTCCACCACGGAAATCCGCGATTGCATGGAGAAAAGGGTTTTCGCCGCCGTGATGCATATGGAAGGCTGCGAAGCCATCGATGCCGATCTTGCAGCACTCGAAACCTTTTACGCCGCCGGCTTGCGCTCGCTCGGCCCGGTCTGGAGCCGGAACAACGTCTTTGCCCATGGCGTGCCCTTCGCCTATCCGAGTTCGCCGGACACCGGGCCTGGCCTGACCGAGGCCGGCTTCGCGCTGGTGCGCGCGTGCAACCGGCTCGGCATCCTCGTCGATCTCGCCCATATCACCGAAAAGGGCTTCTGGGATGTGGCGAAGACCTCGGACCAGCCGCTGGTCGCGAGCCATTCCAACGCGCATGCGCTGACGCCCGTTGCGCGCAACCTCACCGACAGGCAGCTCGACGCTATCAAGGAAAGCCGCGGCATCGTCGGCCTCAACTATGCGACGGCGATGCTGCGCGAGGATGCGCGCTCGGATGCCGATACGCCGATCGAGGCGATGGTGCGGCATGTGGATCATCTGGTCAGCCGCGTCGGCATCGACTGCGTCGGCCTCGGTTCGGACTTCGACGGAGCGACGATTCCAGCCGAGATCGGCGATGCGGCCGGCAACCAAAACCTGATTGCCGCTCTTCGGAACGTTGGTTATGGTGAAGCCGATCTCGTAAAGCTGTGCAGGGAGAACTGGCTTCGCGTCCTGGCATCCGCCTGGAAGGAAGGCGGCCGGTAG
- a CDS encoding ABC transporter permease: MVTKVAEATAPAVTRPRRRRVPPELGIFLVLIGIALLCEVLGWIFVGQSFLMNLQRLKIMILQVSVIGIISVGVTQVIITGGIDLSSGSVVGLTAMVAASFAQSSTWARAVYPALTDMPFFVPIGVGLLLGLLAGYINGQLITKTKIPPFIATLGMMVSARGLSKLYTKGQPISGLTDQFNFIGSGIWPVVVFLIIAIVFHIVLRYTRYGKFTYAIGANVQAARVSGINVEGHLVKVYAIAGLLAGLAGIITAARVQTAQAGMGVTYELDAIAAAVIGGTSLTGGVGRIAGTVIGTIILGVMISGFTFLNVDAYYQEIAKGVIIVAAVAIDVYRQKKRAKR, encoded by the coding sequence ATGGTTACCAAAGTTGCAGAGGCGACCGCCCCGGCAGTTACGCGGCCAAGACGTCGCCGCGTTCCGCCTGAGCTTGGCATCTTCCTGGTGCTGATCGGTATCGCTCTTCTTTGTGAAGTTCTCGGCTGGATCTTCGTGGGTCAGAGCTTCCTGATGAACCTGCAGCGCCTGAAGATCATGATCCTTCAGGTCTCCGTCATCGGCATCATCTCGGTCGGCGTGACGCAGGTCATCATAACAGGCGGCATCGATCTGTCGTCGGGTTCGGTGGTCGGCCTGACGGCCATGGTCGCCGCAAGTTTCGCCCAGTCGTCGACATGGGCGAGAGCCGTCTATCCGGCATTGACCGACATGCCCTTCTTCGTGCCGATCGGCGTCGGCCTGCTGCTCGGGCTTTTGGCCGGCTATATCAACGGCCAGCTGATCACCAAGACGAAGATTCCTCCCTTCATCGCGACCCTCGGCATGATGGTCTCGGCCCGCGGCCTGTCGAAGCTCTACACCAAGGGCCAGCCGATCTCGGGCCTGACCGACCAGTTCAATTTCATCGGCTCCGGCATCTGGCCTGTCGTCGTCTTCCTGATCATCGCGATCGTCTTCCATATCGTGCTGCGCTACACGCGCTACGGCAAGTTCACCTATGCGATCGGCGCCAATGTGCAGGCGGCGCGCGTGTCGGGCATCAATGTCGAGGGGCATCTGGTCAAGGTCTATGCAATCGCGGGGCTTCTGGCTGGCCTTGCCGGCATCATCACCGCCGCTCGCGTGCAGACCGCGCAGGCCGGCATGGGCGTGACTTATGAACTGGACGCCATCGCAGCCGCTGTTATCGGCGGCACTTCGCTCACCGGCGGCGTCGGTCGCATTGCCGGCACGGTCATCGGCACGATCATCCTCGGCGTGATGATTTCCGGCTTCACCTTCCTCAACGTCGATGCCTATTACCAGGAAATCGCCAAGGGCGTCATCATCGTCGCCGCCGTCGCCATCGACGTCTACCGCCAGAAGAAGCGGGCCAAGCGCTGA
- a CDS encoding sugar ABC transporter ATP-binding protein, with protein sequence MVVSPSTMAAVRASGAVPNAAYLLSAEGIRKEFPGVLALDDVSFRLKRGTVHALMGENGAGKSTLMKILAGIYIPDQGEVRLKGIEIQLKSPLDALENGIAMIHQELNLMPFMTVAENIWIRREPKNRFGFVDHAEMSRKTEELFQRLNISIDPEIQVRELSVASRQMVEIAKAVSYNSDVLIMDEPTSALTEREVAHLFQIIRDLRAQGIGIVYITHKMNELFEIADEFSVFRDGKYIGTHASTDVTRDDIIRMMVGREITQMFPKEEVPIGETVLSVKDLSLDGVFSNVSFDVRAGEILGVAGLVGSGRSNVAETIFGVTPASSGTIELFGKKTEISSPAAAIRHGMAFLTEDRKDTGCLLILSVLENMQVAVLHDKFVRGGFVQEGSVEEACEEMARKLRVKTPNLDERIENLSGGNQQKALIGRWLLTNPRILILDEPTRGIDVGAKAEIHRLVTEMARNGVAVIMISSEMPEVLGMSDRIMVMHEGRVTGFLDRADATQVKVMELAAQ encoded by the coding sequence ATGGTTGTGAGCCCATCCACCATGGCGGCGGTGCGCGCCAGCGGCGCTGTCCCCAATGCCGCCTATCTGCTGAGCGCGGAAGGCATCCGCAAGGAATTTCCCGGCGTGCTGGCTCTCGACGACGTTTCCTTCCGCCTGAAGCGCGGAACGGTCCATGCGCTGATGGGCGAAAACGGCGCGGGCAAGTCGACGCTGATGAAGATCCTTGCCGGCATCTATATCCCCGACCAGGGCGAGGTGCGCCTCAAGGGCATCGAAATCCAGCTGAAGTCGCCTCTCGACGCGCTGGAAAACGGCATTGCCATGATCCATCAGGAACTGAACCTGATGCCCTTCATGACGGTTGCGGAAAATATCTGGATCCGCCGCGAGCCGAAGAACCGCTTCGGCTTCGTCGACCACGCGGAGATGAGCCGCAAGACCGAGGAACTTTTCCAGCGCCTGAACATTTCCATCGATCCGGAAATCCAGGTGCGCGAGCTTTCCGTCGCCAGCCGGCAGATGGTCGAAATCGCCAAGGCGGTGTCCTATAATTCCGACGTGCTGATCATGGACGAGCCGACCTCGGCCTTGACCGAGCGCGAAGTTGCGCATCTCTTCCAGATCATTCGCGACCTGCGTGCCCAGGGCATCGGCATCGTCTACATCACCCATAAGATGAACGAGCTGTTCGAGATCGCCGACGAGTTTTCGGTGTTCCGCGACGGCAAATATATCGGCACGCATGCCTCTACTGACGTCACCCGCGACGACATCATCCGCATGATGGTCGGCCGCGAGATCACGCAGATGTTTCCGAAAGAAGAGGTGCCGATCGGGGAAACCGTGCTGTCCGTCAAGGATCTGAGCCTCGACGGCGTTTTCTCCAATGTGTCCTTCGATGTGAGGGCCGGCGAGATCCTCGGCGTCGCCGGGCTTGTGGGATCTGGCCGCTCCAATGTCGCCGAGACGATCTTCGGCGTCACGCCTGCTTCGTCGGGCACGATCGAGCTTTTCGGCAAGAAGACCGAGATCTCCTCGCCGGCGGCGGCGATCCGCCATGGCATGGCCTTCCTGACCGAGGACCGCAAGGATACGGGCTGTCTTCTCATCCTCAGCGTGCTTGAAAACATGCAGGTGGCGGTGCTGCACGATAAATTCGTGCGCGGCGGCTTCGTGCAGGAGGGTTCCGTCGAGGAGGCCTGCGAGGAGATGGCCAGGAAGTTGCGCGTCAAGACGCCGAACCTCGACGAGCGCATCGAGAACCTTTCCGGCGGCAATCAGCAGAAGGCGCTGATCGGCCGTTGGCTGCTCACCAATCCCCGTATTCTGATCCTGGACGAGCCGACGCGCGGCATCGATGTCGGCGCCAAGGCGGAAATCCATCGTCTCGTCACCGAAATGGCGCGCAACGGTGTCGCCGTCATCATGATCTCGTCGGAAATGCCCGAGGTGCTCGGCATGAGCGACCGCATCATGGTGATGCATGAGGGACGGGTCACCGGATTCCTGGATCGCGCGGACGCAACTCAAGTGAAGGTGATGGAGCTGGCCGCGCAGTGA
- a CDS encoding sugar ABC transporter substrate-binding protein: MKKFILGSAMALMLSTAAHAETIGVSMALFDDNFLTVLRNGMQDYAKGMKGVTLQVEDAQNDIAKQQSQIQNFIASKVDAIIVNPVDTDATAAISKLAAEAKIPLVYVNREPANVDSLPDKQAFVASNEKESGTLEAKEVCRLLGGKGKAVIMMGELSNQAARMRTKDVHDVVAADECKGIQIVQEQTANWQRTQGADLMTNWLSSGIEFDAVISNNDEMAIGAIQALKAAGKPLDKVIVAGVDATQDALAAMQAGDLKVTVFQDAAGQGKGAVDVALKLAKGEKVEKKVYIPFQLVTPTNVKDFVKKN; the protein is encoded by the coding sequence ATGAAGAAATTTATCCTTGGCTCTGCGATGGCGCTTATGCTGTCGACCGCTGCCCATGCCGAAACCATCGGCGTTTCCATGGCGCTGTTCGACGACAACTTCCTGACCGTCCTGCGCAACGGCATGCAGGACTATGCAAAGGGCATGAAGGGCGTGACGCTGCAGGTCGAAGACGCTCAGAACGATATCGCCAAGCAGCAGAGCCAGATCCAGAACTTCATCGCCAGTAAGGTCGATGCCATCATCGTAAACCCGGTCGATACCGATGCGACGGCAGCCATTTCCAAGTTGGCCGCCGAGGCCAAGATTCCGCTGGTCTACGTCAACCGCGAGCCTGCAAACGTCGACAGCCTTCCGGACAAGCAGGCTTTCGTCGCCTCCAACGAGAAGGAATCCGGCACGCTGGAAGCCAAGGAAGTGTGCCGACTGCTGGGTGGCAAGGGCAAGGCCGTCATCATGATGGGCGAACTCTCCAACCAGGCTGCCCGCATGCGCACGAAAGACGTCCATGACGTGGTGGCGGCCGACGAGTGCAAGGGCATCCAGATCGTTCAGGAGCAGACCGCCAACTGGCAGCGCACCCAGGGCGCCGACCTGATGACCAACTGGCTCTCCAGCGGCATCGAGTTCGATGCCGTGATTTCCAACAATGACGAAATGGCAATCGGTGCCATCCAGGCGCTGAAGGCTGCCGGCAAGCCGCTGGACAAGGTCATCGTCGCGGGCGTCGATGCGACGCAGGATGCGCTGGCGGCCATGCAGGCCGGCGACCTGAAGGTCACCGTATTCCAGGATGCCGCCGGCCAGGGCAAGGGTGCGGTCGACGTCGCGCTGAAGCTCGCCAAGGGCGAAAAGGTCGAGAAGAAGGTCTATATTCCCTTCCAGCTCGTCACGCCGACCAACGTCAAGGACTTCGTCAAGAAGAACTGA
- a CDS encoding DUF1993 domain-containing protein, whose product MPSMYSFSVPIFQRGLQNLSVYLDAIETHASEKGIAPGELLSARLIDDMLPLSGQYQRASDTAKLAIARLAGIDAPRFEDNETTVADLRERLKKTQDFLATVTPATMEGSDTREVTISPGGNKIVFNKGEDYLAKFALPNFFFHVTTAHDILRSRGLPVGKQTYLGQIG is encoded by the coding sequence ATGCCTTCGATGTACAGTTTCTCGGTCCCCATCTTTCAACGCGGCCTGCAAAACCTCTCTGTCTATCTCGACGCGATCGAGACCCACGCCTCGGAAAAGGGCATCGCGCCCGGCGAGCTCCTTTCCGCCCGCCTCATTGACGACATGCTGCCGCTTTCCGGTCAGTACCAGCGTGCATCCGATACGGCGAAGCTTGCCATCGCCCGGCTTGCCGGCATCGATGCGCCGCGTTTCGAAGACAACGAGACGACCGTCGCGGACCTGCGGGAGCGCCTGAAGAAGACGCAGGATTTCCTGGCCACAGTCACGCCAGCCACGATGGAAGGCAGCGACACGCGGGAGGTGACGATCTCGCCCGGAGGCAACAAGATCGTCTTTAACAAGGGTGAGGATTATCTGGCGAAATTCGCGCTGCCGAATTTCTTCTTCCACGTCACCACGGCGCACGACATCCTGCGCAGCCGCGGCCTGCCCGTCGGCAAGCAGACCTATCTCGGACAGATCGGCTAA
- a CDS encoding alkaline phosphatase family protein encodes MPSPTSIEGRSSLVAVGGKRPNVLLISADQWRGDCLSAVGHDCVRTPNVDALAREGVLFRRHYAGAAPCSPARATLYTGLYQMNHRVCRNGSPLDARFDNVALAARRAGYDPTLFGYTDTAPDPRGRDPHDPHLTTYEGVLPGFTARQLLPEHEKQWLSWLRSRGHADAVSRDIHIPLSAEPGEISSNAPAYSRDETQTAFLAGEFIRWLGEQDQPWFAHVSFLRPHPPFSVPEPYNRMFSAADGPAFARAADREAEMASHPPLAFGLPLIDKGGFMHGGQGSIAEWTSEDFSAIRAIYYGMIAEVDAQLGRIWQALKDAGAWDDTIIVFTSDHAEMMGDHWMLGKGGFFDGSYHVPLVIRDPGQPATHGRQVEHFTSAADIFPSLCDRLGIVPANHVDGESLVPFLSGSEPGSWRDAAFWEFDFRDIAVGIPERHFGLRPNACNLAVVRDKRFKYVHCAGLPPLLFDLVKDAAELSNVAEDGAYLAIRLAYAEKLLSLRARHLDQTLAYTELTEKGPVSLRP; translated from the coding sequence ATGCCAAGTCCAACCAGCATTGAAGGGCGTTCTTCCCTAGTTGCTGTTGGGGGCAAGCGCCCGAATGTCCTGTTGATTTCGGCCGATCAATGGCGGGGAGATTGCCTCTCCGCCGTCGGTCATGACTGCGTCCGGACGCCGAATGTCGATGCGCTGGCGCGGGAAGGCGTGCTGTTTCGGCGGCACTATGCCGGTGCGGCGCCGTGTTCGCCGGCGCGGGCAACGCTCTATACCGGCCTTTACCAGATGAACCACCGGGTCTGCCGCAACGGCTCGCCGCTGGATGCGCGTTTCGACAATGTCGCGCTTGCGGCACGTCGGGCGGGCTATGATCCGACGCTGTTCGGCTATACGGACACGGCGCCCGATCCGCGCGGCCGCGATCCCCACGATCCGCATCTGACAACTTATGAGGGCGTGTTGCCCGGCTTCACGGCACGGCAGCTTCTGCCCGAGCATGAGAAGCAATGGCTATCCTGGCTGCGGTCGCGCGGCCATGCCGATGCCGTCAGCCGCGATATTCATATTCCGCTCAGTGCCGAGCCCGGCGAAATTTCCAGCAATGCACCGGCCTATTCCAGGGACGAGACGCAGACGGCCTTCCTGGCGGGTGAGTTCATCCGCTGGCTCGGCGAGCAGGATCAGCCCTGGTTCGCGCATGTGTCCTTCCTGAGGCCGCATCCGCCCTTCTCGGTGCCGGAACCCTATAACCGCATGTTCTCGGCCGCCGATGGCCCGGCTTTCGCGCGCGCTGCCGACCGCGAAGCGGAAATGGCATCGCATCCGCCGCTTGCCTTCGGTCTGCCGCTCATTGACAAGGGCGGATTCATGCATGGCGGCCAAGGCTCCATCGCCGAGTGGACGTCCGAGGATTTTTCGGCGATCCGCGCCATCTATTACGGCATGATCGCCGAAGTCGACGCGCAGCTTGGCCGTATCTGGCAGGCATTGAAGGATGCCGGGGCCTGGGACGACACCATCATCGTCTTCACGTCGGACCATGCCGAGATGATGGGCGATCACTGGATGCTCGGCAAGGGTGGCTTCTTCGACGGCAGCTATCACGTTCCGCTGGTCATTCGCGATCCCGGCCAGCCTGCCACGCATGGCCGGCAGGTGGAGCATTTCACCAGTGCCGCGGATATTTTCCCGAGCCTGTGCGACCGGCTCGGCATAGTGCCGGCAAACCATGTCGACGGCGAGAGCCTTGTGCCGTTCCTCTCCGGTTCCGAACCGGGGAGCTGGCGCGATGCGGCTTTCTGGGAATTCGATTTCCGCGATATCGCCGTGGGCATTCCCGAGCGGCATTTCGGCTTGCGGCCCAATGCCTGCAATCTGGCCGTCGTGCGTGACAAGCGCTTCAAATACGTCCATTGCGCCGGGCTTCCGCCGTTGCTCTTCGATCTTGTGAAGGATGCGGCCGAGCTATCCAATGTCGCCGAGGACGGCGCCTATCTGGCGATCAGGCTGGCCTATGCCGAAAAGCTTCTCTCCCTTCGCGCCCGGCATCTGGACCAGACGCTCGCCTATACGGAGCTGACGGAAAAAGGGCCGGTTTCGCTCCGGCCCTGA
- the galE gene encoding UDP-glucose 4-epimerase GalE, producing the protein MAGETVLVVGGAGYIGSHTCLDLANKGFQPVVYDNFSNGHREFVKWGPAEEGDIRDRARLDEVLAKHKPAAILHFAALIEVGESVKDPVSFYENNVIGTLTLLSAAQAAGVNAFVFSSTCATYGLPQSVPLDESHRQVPINPYGRTKYIVEQALADYDQYKDLRSVVLRYFNAAGADFEGRIGEWHTPETHAIPLAIDAALGRRQGFKVFGSDYDTRDGTCVRDYIHVLDLADAHVRAVEYLLRGGDSVALNLGTGTGTTVKELLGTIETVSNRPFPVEYVGRREGDSTTLVANNDKARDILGWAPQYDLTEIIQSAWNWHAKSNQH; encoded by the coding sequence ATGGCAGGAGAAACGGTGCTTGTGGTAGGTGGAGCCGGCTATATCGGCTCGCATACATGTCTGGACCTGGCGAACAAGGGTTTTCAGCCTGTCGTCTACGACAATTTCTCCAATGGGCACCGCGAATTCGTCAAATGGGGTCCGGCCGAGGAAGGCGATATCCGCGATCGTGCGCGTCTCGACGAGGTGCTGGCCAAGCACAAGCCTGCCGCGATCCTGCATTTCGCCGCGCTGATCGAGGTCGGCGAGTCGGTCAAGGATCCGGTCTCCTTCTATGAAAACAACGTCATCGGCACCCTGACCCTCCTTTCGGCGGCACAGGCCGCGGGCGTCAACGCCTTCGTCTTTTCCTCCACCTGCGCGACCTACGGCCTGCCGCAGAGCGTGCCGCTCGACGAAAGCCATCGCCAAGTGCCGATCAATCCCTACGGCCGCACCAAATATATCGTCGAGCAGGCGCTGGCGGATTATGACCAGTACAAGGACCTGCGCTCCGTCGTGCTGCGCTATTTCAACGCTGCCGGCGCCGATTTCGAGGGTCGCATCGGCGAGTGGCATACGCCGGAAACCCATGCCATCCCGCTCGCCATCGATGCGGCGCTCGGAAGGCGGCAGGGCTTCAAGGTCTTCGGCAGCGATTATGATACGCGCGACGGCACCTGCGTGCGCGATTACATCCATGTGCTCGATCTTGCCGACGCCCATGTCCGCGCCGTGGAATATCTGCTGCGCGGTGGCGATTCCGTCGCACTCAATCTTGGCACCGGCACGGGCACGACGGTGAAGGAGCTGCTTGGAACGATCGAGACCGTGTCGAACCGGCCTTTCCCGGTCGAATATGTCGGCCGCCGCGAGGGTGATTCGACGACGCTGGTCGCCAACAACGACAAGGCCCGCGATATTCTCGGCTGGGCGCCGCAATATGATCTGACCGAGATCATCCAATCCGCCTGGAATTGGCATGCCAAGTCCAACCAGCATTGA